The segment CCACAGGCCAGACATGATCGCCACAACGTTCCCGCTAATGCTTTGATTGCGATGCCCGGTGGCCGTGTGCAGCAAGGTAAAACCGACGATACCTATGGCTGGGATAACGAATACGGCAGTCAACTGACCGAACTCAAACCGTTTAAAGCCAGCAAAATGCTGGTCAGCAATGCGGAATATTTCAACTTTGTCGCAGCGGGCGGCTATCAGGAACGACGCTGGTGGGATGACGAGGGTTGGGGCTGGCGTGCATTCGCAGAAGCAGACATGCCCACTTTCTGGGTCGGTGATATTCAGCAACCCGATCAGCTAAAACTGCGTCTGATGACCGAAGAAGTGGCGATGCCGTGGGACTGGCCCGCTGAGGTTAACCAACTGGAAGCGGCGGCATTTTGTCGCTGGCTGACAGAAGAGACAGGCAAAGCGATCCAGCTACCGTGCGAAGCGGAGTGGATGCAACTGCGTGAGTTCGTCAGTGGCGATCAGCCAGACTGGATCAATGCGCCGGGCAACATCAACCTGGCATACTGGGCGTCCTCCTGCCCGGTGGATCACTTCGCGCAGGGCGAGTTTTTCGATATTGTCGGCAACGTCTGGCAGTGGACCACCACGCCAACCAACGGTTTCGAAGGCTTTAAGGTCCATCCGCTGTATGACGATTTCTCCACACCCACCTTTGATGGCAAACATGCCCTGATCAAAGGTGGCAGTTGGATATCGACCGGCAACGAGGCGCTGAAATCATCGCGCTACGCTTTCCGCCGCCACTTCTTCCAGCATGCGGGTTTCCGCTATGTGGTTTCTTCACATCAGGAAACCATGACGCTGAACCCGTATGAAACTGACAGTATGGTGTCGCAGTATCTCGATTTTCAGTACGGACCGCGCTACTTCGGCGTACCAAATTATGCTGAAAACCTGGTATCGCTACTGTTGCCGCACTGCACCAACCGTGGTCAGGCACTGGATATCGGTTGTGCCACCGGCCGTGCCAGCTTTGAACTGGCGCGCCATTTTGCACAGGTGGTTGGCATGGATTACTCAGCGCGCTTTATTGATGTGGCCTTGCAGCTGACCTCCGGCGAGGATTTCCGTTATGTGGTGCCCGAAGAGGGTGAGCTGGTGGAGTATCGCCAGGTACGTCTGAAAGAGTTCGATCTGGGTGATGAGCAGGCACAACGCATTCATTTTGTGCAGGGCGATGCCTGTAATCTCAAGCAACAGCCGGATCGTTACGATCTGGTGCTGGCGTCGAATCTGCTTGATCGCCTGCGTCAGCCGAAACGCTTCCTGCAAGATATCACCCCGATGATCCGCTCAGGTGGCGTGCTGGTGCTGTCATCGCCCTACACCTGGCTGGAGGAATTTACACCGAAGGAGAACTGGTTGGGTGGCGTGCGTGAAAACGGTGAAGCGCTGACAACCAGGCAGACGCTGCAACGCCTGCTGCGTGATGCGTTCGACGAGATCGCGGCGCCTCAGGATGTACCTTTCGTCATCCGTGAAACGTCACGCAAGTTCCAGCATACGCTGGCGCAGGTCACGCTGTGGCGTAAGCGTTAAAAGCGTGCAGACAGCGGCAGCCCCGCTGTCTGCACCTTGCCTGATCGGTAATTTTGCTGCACATTCTCCTCAGTTCACTGAAGACCAATTGAAGAGGGAAGGATATGGCGGAACATGTGCAGCTGGATAATCTCGATCGCGGCATCTTAAATGCGCTGCTGGAGAATGCGCGCACAGCCTACGCCGAGCTGGCGAAACAGTTCAATGTCAGCCCGGGTACCATCCACGTTCGCGTCGAGAAGATGCGCCAGGCTGGGATAATCCTCGGTACGCGGGTCGAGATAGATCCACGCCAGCTTGGCTTCGATGTCTGCTGCTTCATTGGTATTATCCTGAAAAGCGCCCGTGACTACCCCGCCGCGCTGAGTAAGCTGGAAGCGCTGGATGAAGTGGTCGAAGCCTGGTACACCACCGGCCACTACAGCATCTTTATTAAAGTGATGTGTCGTTCCATCGATGCCTTGCAACAGGTACTGATCAACAAGATCCAGACCATCGACGAAATCCAGTCCACCGAGACCCTGATTTCTCTGCAAAATCCGATTATGCGCACCATCAAACCCTGATCCCCTTCTTTTATTGTGCACAAACTTATCCCAGGCGGATCTCGCCTGGGTTGCCGCTTGCCAGCCAATGCTTTCTATTATTAACCCTGTTTTCCACAGGTGGATCACGACTTGATCACAGCGTACAATGCTCGCCTTTGAGTTCCGGAGAGCATCATGGCCGATATTACCTTAATCAGTGGCAGTACCCTTGGCAGCGCCGAATATGTCGCCGAACATCTGGAAGAAAAACTTCAGGAAGCAGGCTTCTCAACCGAGATGCTGCATGGACCGGAGTTAGATGAGGTGCCTCAGGAAGGTATCTGGCTGATTGTGACTTCCACGCACGGTGCCGGTGAGCTGCCAGATAACCTGCTGCCTTTCTATGAAGCCTTAAAAGAGACGCAACCGGATCTCTCAGGCGTGCGTTATGGTGCAGTGGGCATTGGTAACCATGAATACGATCTGTTCTGTGGCGCGATCAAGCTGCTGGAAGATCAACTGAACCAGCTCGGTGCCAAACGGATTGGTGATCGTCTGGAGATCGACGTACTGGAACATGAAATTCCGGAAGATCCGGCTGAAGTGTGGGTCGCGAGCTGGAAAACGCAGTTATAAGACGATCCAGACCGGTTGGGGATCGTGAAATCAGGGCGATCCCCAGAGTATTCCGCTGTTTTATGCTTTTTATTTTCCTATACCCTGTGGATAACATAGCTTAATTCATGCGTATAACCGGTAGTTATCCCAAGAACAACCAATGATGCTTTTCTGAGCTGTGGGTAAGTCCCGCTTTTGATCTCAGCTTATACGGATCTGGATCACCGATCATTCACAGCAAACGATCCTGAGCAACCTGCTGTTGAATAACTGTTTTTCCGGGTTATCAACAGAGAGCGACGATCCTAATAAGAGATCTAACAGGAAGATCATTCAAAGAATAAAGATCCTTTCTTTTAAACCCCAGGATCCCACGGCTTTCACCGCAGACAGAATTTCAGTAGAATCCACCGCCCAGGGCAATGATCCCTGTCCGAATCTTAACGAGGTACCACTTCATGTTTTATCCAGATCCTTTTGACGTCATCGTAATTGGTGGTGGTCATGCGGGCACAGAAGCCGCAATGGCCGCTGCCCGAATGGGTCAGCAAACCCTGTTACTCACCCATGACATTGATAAGCTTGGACAAATGTCCTGTAACCCGGCGATCGGTGGCATCGGCAAAGGACACTTGGTGAAGGAAGTGGATGCCCTCGGCGGTTTGATGGCAACGGCAATCGACAAAGCAGGCATCCAGTTTAGGATACTAAACGCCAGCAAAGGCCCGGCGGTTCGCGCGACCCGTGCTCAGGCAGACCGTGTGCTTTATCGTCAGGCAGTACGTACCGCGCTGGAGAATCAGCCTAACCTGATGATCTT is part of the Pantoea phytobeneficialis genome and harbors:
- the ovoA gene encoding 5-histidylcysteine sulfoxide synthase; this translates as MSKLEHIVTTALPTPTRTLRLSGQNTEQKRAELLDYFLQTWTLYESLFDCLADERAWFNKAISLRHPLIFYFGHTATFYINKLMAGRYLDHRVDDRIEAMMAIGVDEMSWDDLDDSHYAWPTVAEVRDYRGKVKTLVSEFIQTMPLELPIDWDSPAWVILMGIEHERIHLETSSVLMRQLPIEWVQPQAHWPICPQARHDRHNVPANALIAMPGGRVQQGKTDDTYGWDNEYGSQLTELKPFKASKMLVSNAEYFNFVAAGGYQERRWWDDEGWGWRAFAEADMPTFWVGDIQQPDQLKLRLMTEEVAMPWDWPAEVNQLEAAAFCRWLTEETGKAIQLPCEAEWMQLREFVSGDQPDWINAPGNINLAYWASSCPVDHFAQGEFFDIVGNVWQWTTTPTNGFEGFKVHPLYDDFSTPTFDGKHALIKGGSWISTGNEALKSSRYAFRRHFFQHAGFRYVVSSHQETMTLNPYETDSMVSQYLDFQYGPRYFGVPNYAENLVSLLLPHCTNRGQALDIGCATGRASFELARHFAQVVGMDYSARFIDVALQLTSGEDFRYVVPEEGELVEYRQVRLKEFDLGDEQAQRIHFVQGDACNLKQQPDRYDLVLASNLLDRLRQPKRFLQDITPMIRSGGVLVLSSPYTWLEEFTPKENWLGGVRENGEALTTRQTLQRLLRDAFDEIAAPQDVPFVIRETSRKFQHTLAQVTLWRKR
- the asnC gene encoding transcriptional regulator AsnC; this encodes MAEHVQLDNLDRGILNALLENARTAYAELAKQFNVSPGTIHVRVEKMRQAGIILGTRVEIDPRQLGFDVCCFIGIILKSARDYPAALSKLEALDEVVEAWYTTGHYSIFIKVMCRSIDALQQVLINKIQTIDEIQSTETLISLQNPIMRTIKP
- the mioC gene encoding FMN-binding protein MioC; this translates as MADITLISGSTLGSAEYVAEHLEEKLQEAGFSTEMLHGPELDEVPQEGIWLIVTSTHGAGELPDNLLPFYEALKETQPDLSGVRYGAVGIGNHEYDLFCGAIKLLEDQLNQLGAKRIGDRLEIDVLEHEIPEDPAEVWVASWKTQL